A single window of Halobacterium jilantaiense DNA harbors:
- the dph5 gene encoding diphthine synthase has protein sequence MLTFVGLGLYDERSVTVEGRDAIAAADRAFAEFYTSRLVGAGVDDLEDYHDTTIEVRDRAGVEQNPEPILDAAEDGDAVFLTAGDTMISTTHVDLRLRAADRGIETRVVHAPTAESAASSLTGLQNYRFGKATTLPFEWAHGADGVPASVVETVEANRERGLHTLVYLDIKVDHPSVDGDAYMTASEAAGLLAEHWDPDALGVVVARAGAPDATVRADRLGALAESDFGDPLHLLVVPGDLHHVEADALAGLAGAPEDAL, from the coding sequence TGCTCACGTTCGTCGGACTCGGGCTCTACGACGAGCGGTCGGTCACCGTCGAGGGGCGGGACGCCATCGCGGCCGCCGACCGCGCGTTCGCCGAGTTCTACACCAGCCGCCTCGTCGGGGCCGGCGTCGACGACCTCGAGGACTACCACGACACGACCATCGAGGTCCGCGACCGCGCGGGCGTCGAACAGAACCCTGAGCCCATCCTGGACGCCGCCGAGGACGGCGACGCCGTCTTCCTCACGGCCGGGGACACGATGATTTCGACGACGCACGTCGACCTCCGGCTGCGCGCCGCCGACCGCGGCATCGAGACGCGCGTCGTCCACGCGCCGACCGCCGAGTCCGCCGCGTCGAGCCTGACCGGCCTCCAGAACTACCGGTTCGGGAAGGCGACGACGCTCCCCTTCGAGTGGGCGCACGGGGCCGACGGCGTCCCGGCCTCGGTCGTCGAGACCGTCGAAGCGAACCGCGAGCGCGGCCTCCACACCCTGGTCTACCTCGACATCAAGGTCGACCACCCGAGCGTCGACGGCGACGCCTACATGACCGCCAGCGAGGCCGCGGGGCTGCTCGCCGAACACTGGGACCCGGACGCCCTCGGCGTCGTCGTCGCGCGCGCCGGCGCTCCGGACGCGACCGTGCGCGCCGACCGCCTCGGTGCGCTCGCGGAGTCGGACTTCGGCGACCCGCTACACCTGCTCGTGGTGCCGGGCGACCTCCACCACGTCGAGGCGGACGCACTCGCCGGACTCGCGGGCGCGCCCGAAGACGCCCTCTGA
- a CDS encoding SAM-dependent methyltransferase, with the protein MSADVVPIGRVETPFETTSEAPPQGEETAYCGNVRVDEQFRDGIGEFAHGDSVVVVWWADRADRDVLRVRDGERGVFSTRSPARPNPICFTECEVVAVDTDDGTLAVRGVDMADGSPVLDLKPPLD; encoded by the coding sequence ATGAGCGCGGACGTCGTGCCAATCGGCCGCGTGGAGACACCGTTCGAGACGACGAGCGAGGCCCCGCCGCAGGGCGAGGAGACGGCGTACTGCGGGAACGTGCGCGTCGACGAGCAGTTCCGGGACGGAATCGGCGAGTTCGCGCACGGCGACAGCGTGGTCGTGGTGTGGTGGGCGGACCGCGCCGACCGCGACGTGTTGCGGGTCAGGGACGGCGAGCGCGGCGTCTTCTCGACGCGCTCGCCGGCGCGCCCGAACCCCATCTGTTTCACCGAGTGCGAGGTCGTCGCCGTCGACACCGACGACGGAACACTCGCAGTCCGGGGGGTGGATATGGCGGACGGCAGTCCCGTCCTCGACCTCAAGCCGCCACTCGACTGA